A genome region from Maridesulfovibrio salexigens DSM 2638 includes the following:
- a CDS encoding CTP synthase, with protein MKTKFIFITGGVLSSLGKGLAAASIGALLKARGMTATIQKLDPYINVDPGTMNPFQHGEVYVTDDGAETDLDLGHYERYLDVSLSQKNNMTSGRVYHNVITKERRGDYLGGTVQVIPHITDEIKNAVMNVPNGEDVALIEIGGTVGDIEGLPFLEAIRQLRSELGSENVLYIHLTLVPYLAAAGEVKTKPTQHSVKELRSIGIHPDIILCRSEVDLDEDIKRKIALFCDVDRDAVFTAVDVKSIYQLPLSFYNEGLDQKIAIMLKLPAKNCNLESWRKLNHTLENPTGETTIGIVGKYVDLKEAYKSLHEALIHGGVANEVKVNLRYVNSEEITPENVKEKLAGCDGVLVPGGFGNRGVEGKITAIQYARENKVPFFGICLGMQCAVIEYARNVMGLKGANSEEFNPEGDDNVIYLMKEWYDYRTKKTENRCEESDKGGTMRLGAYPCKVVEGTKAMAAYGKTEIQERHRHRYEFNKEKFADQLVEAGLVLSGLSPDEALVEIVEVADHPWFLGCQFHPEFKSNPMHAHPLFRDFIKASCENKNK; from the coding sequence ATGAAAACCAAATTTATATTCATCACCGGGGGCGTGTTGTCCTCACTTGGTAAAGGGCTTGCAGCAGCATCCATCGGCGCACTTCTTAAAGCCAGAGGAATGACCGCAACCATTCAGAAGCTTGATCCTTATATCAATGTTGACCCCGGCACCATGAACCCTTTTCAGCATGGTGAAGTTTACGTAACTGACGACGGTGCAGAAACTGACCTCGACCTCGGCCATTACGAGCGTTACCTTGATGTTTCTCTGAGTCAGAAAAACAACATGACTTCCGGCCGTGTATACCACAACGTAATCACCAAGGAACGTCGTGGCGACTACCTTGGCGGTACCGTACAGGTAATTCCGCACATTACTGATGAGATCAAAAATGCCGTTATGAATGTACCCAACGGCGAAGACGTTGCTCTTATCGAGATCGGCGGAACCGTTGGTGATATCGAAGGTCTTCCTTTTCTTGAGGCCATCCGTCAGCTTCGTTCCGAACTCGGCAGCGAGAATGTGCTTTACATCCACCTGACTCTTGTTCCTTACCTTGCTGCTGCCGGTGAAGTTAAAACCAAGCCGACCCAGCACTCCGTCAAGGAACTGCGCAGCATCGGTATTCACCCCGACATCATTCTTTGTCGTAGTGAAGTTGATCTGGATGAAGATATCAAACGCAAGATTGCTCTTTTCTGTGACGTTGACCGTGACGCGGTTTTCACTGCTGTTGATGTAAAGTCCATCTACCAGCTTCCGCTCAGCTTTTACAACGAAGGACTGGACCAGAAGATTGCTATTATGCTTAAGCTTCCGGCCAAGAATTGTAATCTTGAGTCATGGAGAAAGCTTAACCATACTCTTGAGAATCCGACTGGTGAAACCACAATTGGTATCGTCGGTAAATATGTTGATCTCAAGGAAGCATATAAATCCCTGCATGAAGCTCTCATCCACGGCGGGGTTGCAAACGAAGTCAAAGTTAACCTGCGTTATGTGAACTCTGAAGAGATCACTCCTGAGAACGTTAAGGAAAAGCTGGCCGGTTGTGACGGCGTGCTCGTTCCCGGCGGTTTCGGTAACCGTGGTGTTGAAGGCAAGATCACTGCTATTCAGTATGCACGTGAAAACAAAGTGCCTTTCTTCGGTATCTGTCTCGGTATGCAGTGTGCTGTTATTGAATATGCCCGCAACGTCATGGGCCTTAAGGGGGCAAACTCTGAAGAGTTCAACCCCGAAGGTGATGATAACGTCATCTATCTGATGAAAGAATGGTACGACTACCGCACCAAGAAGACTGAAAACCGTTGCGAAGAAAGTGATAAGGGCGGCACCATGCGTCTTGGCGCATACCCTTGTAAAGTTGTTGAAGGAACTAAAGCGATGGCTGCTTACGGCAAAACTGAAATTCAGGAACGCCATCGTCACCGTTACGAATTCAACAAAGAAAAATTTGCAGATCAGCTTGTTGAAGCAGGTCTGGTGCTGAGTGGTCTTTCTCCGGATGAAGCTCTGGTAGAGATCGTTGAAGTTGCCGACCATCCTTGGTTCCTGGGTTGTCAGTTCCACCCGGAATTCAAGTCTAATCCCATGCATGCTCATCCGCTGTTCAGGGATTTCATCAAGGCTTCTTGCGAAAACAAAAATAAATAA
- a CDS encoding KdsC family phosphatase: MSAKVRAEKIKLLILDVDGVLTDGGLYYDKDGNVTKRFNVQDGLGIKFAQQAGIELAVITGLNHGAVEKRVTELGITEYYPGQKEKLPFYEKLLKEKGLKDEEVAYVGDDWIDVPVMLRVGLPMAVKNAQPEIFGISKWISNRDGGHGAVREAISFILDAQGKLNDIWKEWAG; encoded by the coding sequence ATGTCTGCTAAAGTTCGTGCTGAAAAAATTAAGCTGCTCATCCTTGATGTGGATGGCGTACTTACTGACGGCGGTCTTTATTATGATAAAGACGGAAACGTAACTAAGCGTTTTAACGTGCAGGACGGCCTTGGCATCAAGTTCGCGCAGCAGGCAGGTATCGAGCTGGCGGTAATTACCGGATTGAATCACGGTGCCGTTGAAAAGCGTGTTACCGAGCTTGGAATTACCGAATATTATCCGGGACAGAAGGAAAAACTTCCTTTTTACGAGAAACTGCTTAAGGAAAAAGGACTCAAAGACGAGGAAGTCGCCTATGTCGGCGATGATTGGATTGACGTCCCGGTAATGCTCCGTGTGGGTTTACCTATGGCAGTGAAAAATGCTCAGCCTGAGATTTTCGGCATATCCAAATGGATTTCCAACCGGGATGGCGGACATGGCGCTGTGCGTGAAGCTATTTCTTTTATTCTTGACGCACAGGGCAAGTTGAATGACATCTGGAAAGAGTGGGCAGGCTAG
- a CDS encoding LPS ABC transporter substrate-binding protein LptA, which produces MNNIVEKSSLLRGRSIFALLSPAIVCAVFFFAFALVGPVAHAYDKSELKITRTIANVRSKPDLKGEVVWVLSPAESFLVGKAQGSWFPVYPASAEKSAAPVGYISRKVVVPAAEDSPLADWGDIRYVGKDLKFYLERTVKSSTGGMIKSGDKIKVGFLKDGWYAIFKADAPVYSEADALGYIKKDDVDIVLDDARIRYAVRKINVIEKPVATSKAVGVLSPGHRAQVGAEKGGMYALYRIDTMVKDDTPVWGYAWGPFLAPYPKNLEKEQMAGIDARKAEIEAEEVRKAKAEVKRGSELAAMEEAMDEMLMAPVKTKTMYATAVLNVRSEPDAKSLIVDKLELGEAVSVGQGEGKWYPVFKPGKDNELKRVGYVFGTYLKAEAPVVEKEKPSKKRKPGGPDEVPIKITSTKMTFSENRNRITFSGKVKVVRLDVTLTSDTLTAHLRPEGDSLSDTQDKIKKIVAAGNVKVVMKKRKGHCDKLTYVVGDSIIYMNGNAELQDGPNLIQGDEIKFYLKDNRAEVVGGNKPIEAIFYTPKNVSP; this is translated from the coding sequence TTGAATAATATAGTTGAAAAAAGTTCATTGTTGCGTGGCAGGTCCATATTTGCGCTGCTTTCTCCCGCCATTGTCTGTGCGGTATTTTTCTTTGCCTTTGCTTTGGTTGGGCCTGTTGCCCATGCCTATGACAAATCTGAGTTGAAAATTACTCGGACAATTGCCAACGTACGGTCCAAGCCGGACCTTAAAGGCGAGGTAGTCTGGGTTCTTTCTCCGGCGGAAAGTTTTCTGGTGGGCAAAGCTCAGGGCAGCTGGTTTCCGGTGTATCCTGCTTCTGCGGAAAAGAGTGCTGCCCCAGTGGGATATATCTCTCGCAAGGTTGTTGTTCCCGCTGCAGAGGACAGTCCTTTGGCGGATTGGGGTGATATTCGTTATGTCGGCAAAGATTTGAAATTTTATCTTGAGCGTACGGTTAAGTCTTCAACCGGTGGGATGATCAAGTCCGGCGATAAAATCAAGGTCGGATTTCTTAAAGACGGCTGGTATGCAATTTTCAAAGCTGACGCTCCGGTGTATTCCGAGGCTGATGCGCTTGGTTACATCAAAAAGGATGATGTGGACATTGTTCTTGATGATGCCCGTATTCGTTACGCAGTACGTAAAATCAATGTGATAGAAAAACCTGTGGCCACTTCAAAGGCTGTAGGTGTGCTCAGTCCCGGACATCGCGCACAGGTTGGAGCTGAGAAGGGTGGTATGTACGCCCTTTACCGCATTGATACCATGGTCAAAGACGATACCCCTGTGTGGGGTTATGCATGGGGACCGTTTCTTGCCCCTTATCCCAAGAATCTGGAAAAAGAACAGATGGCCGGGATAGACGCACGAAAAGCTGAGATTGAAGCTGAAGAGGTGCGCAAGGCAAAGGCGGAAGTTAAGCGGGGAAGTGAGCTTGCAGCCATGGAAGAAGCCATGGATGAAATGCTGATGGCTCCTGTCAAAACTAAAACCATGTATGCGACTGCCGTGCTTAATGTCCGTTCCGAACCTGATGCCAAGTCTTTGATTGTTGATAAGCTGGAGCTTGGAGAAGCTGTGAGCGTGGGGCAGGGTGAAGGAAAATGGTATCCTGTTTTCAAGCCGGGTAAGGATAACGAGCTGAAACGTGTAGGGTATGTTTTCGGTACTTATCTTAAGGCTGAAGCTCCTGTTGTAGAAAAGGAAAAGCCGAGCAAGAAGCGTAAGCCCGGTGGACCGGACGAAGTGCCCATTAAGATTACGTCTACCAAGATGACTTTCAGTGAGAATCGCAACCGGATTACTTTTTCCGGTAAAGTTAAGGTTGTACGTCTTGATGTAACTCTTACTTCTGATACTTTGACCGCTCATTTGCGTCCTGAAGGTGATTCTCTTTCCGATACTCAGGATAAGATCAAGAAGATCGTGGCTGCCGGCAACGTGAAAGTAGTTATGAAGAAACGCAAAGGGCATTGCGACAAACTGACCTATGTGGTGGGTGATTCAATCATTTATATGAATGGTAATGCAGAACTGCAGGATGGCCCCAACCTTATTCAGGGTGATGAAATTAAGTTTTACCTGAAGGATAACCGTGCAGAGGTTGTTGGTGGTAATAAGCCTATCGAGGCTATTTTCTATACCCCTAAAAATGTATCCCCTTAG
- the kdsA gene encoding 3-deoxy-8-phosphooctulonate synthase — translation MSPDELYQKSLQEPFILAGPCALETIDVALRAAEVLADIASRLDVTVIFKSSFDKANRTSITSFRGPGLEEGLKWLQRVKDETGLPVVTDIHTPDQAAPVGEVADVIQIPAFLCRQTDLLVAAANTGRVINVKKGQFLAPHDMRHVVGKLREAGNERIWLTERGASFGYNNLVVDMRSMAIMKELGCPVVFDATHSVQLPGGLGGKSGGQREFVPVLSRAAVAAGASGVFMETHPDPDCALCDGPNSWPLDRAEDLIKDLLAAWSVDYVC, via the coding sequence TTGAGCCCCGATGAATTATATCAAAAAAGTTTGCAGGAACCGTTTATTCTGGCGGGACCTTGCGCACTGGAAACCATAGATGTCGCCCTGCGTGCTGCAGAAGTATTGGCTGACATTGCTTCCCGTCTTGATGTGACGGTAATTTTCAAAAGCTCTTTCGACAAGGCTAACCGGACCTCCATTACTTCTTTCAGGGGACCCGGCTTGGAGGAAGGGCTTAAATGGTTGCAGCGGGTTAAGGATGAAACCGGACTTCCCGTTGTTACCGACATTCATACCCCGGATCAGGCCGCACCTGTAGGTGAAGTGGCTGACGTGATCCAGATTCCCGCATTTCTCTGCCGCCAGACAGACCTTCTTGTCGCCGCCGCCAATACAGGGCGGGTTATCAACGTCAAGAAGGGACAGTTTCTTGCACCCCATGACATGCGCCATGTTGTGGGCAAATTGCGTGAAGCTGGCAATGAACGTATCTGGCTGACTGAGCGTGGTGCATCCTTCGGCTACAATAATCTCGTAGTGGACATGCGTTCGATGGCGATTATGAAAGAACTGGGCTGTCCGGTGGTTTTTGATGCCACCCATTCTGTACAGCTTCCCGGCGGTCTGGGCGGTAAGTCCGGCGGTCAGCGTGAGTTTGTACCTGTGCTTTCCCGTGCGGCTGTGGCTGCAGGGGCTTCAGGTGTTTTTATGGAAACTCATCCGGACCCTGATTGCGCTCTTTGCGATGGTCCCAACAGCTGGCCTCTTGACCGTGCAGAAGATCTGATCAAGGACCTTCTGGCTGCATGGAGCGTCGATTATGTCTGCTAA
- the lptC gene encoding LPS export ABC transporter periplasmic protein LptC, giving the protein MGRVGLVLYFILALSLGVSAGTLLGKKYGTFPHMAREVVENPLLSNKNQSDISAEEIELIQGTGGDIEWILRAGSADYDQEKGLVIADKPRVTYYLGRDRKEVFVSALHGEVSQKGEGLKLWDDVKGHYGDMGLVADRLDFKPKDNLLFLEGNVKVQSPTVYITSKRVKVDLVTREIMIEDGMEALISPDMVVMPQ; this is encoded by the coding sequence ATGGGCCGTGTCGGCTTAGTTTTATATTTTATTCTGGCCTTGTCTCTCGGAGTCAGTGCCGGAACCCTGCTTGGTAAGAAGTACGGTACTTTTCCGCATATGGCCCGTGAGGTTGTGGAGAATCCGCTTCTTTCCAATAAGAACCAGTCTGATATTTCCGCTGAGGAGATTGAGCTGATTCAGGGTACCGGTGGTGATATTGAGTGGATTCTGCGGGCCGGAAGTGCTGATTATGATCAGGAGAAAGGACTGGTCATTGCTGACAAGCCCCGGGTTACATATTATCTTGGCCGGGACCGCAAGGAAGTTTTTGTCAGTGCTTTGCATGGTGAAGTCAGCCAGAAGGGAGAAGGTCTTAAGCTCTGGGATGATGTCAAAGGACATTACGGTGACATGGGGCTTGTGGCTGACCGCCTTGATTTTAAACCCAAGGACAACCTGCTTTTCCTCGAAGGGAATGTAAAGGTGCAGAGTCCTACTGTTTATATTACTTCCAAACGGGTCAAGGTGGACCTTGTTACCCGTGAAATTATGATTGAAGACGGAATGGAAGCCCTTATTTCACCGGACATGGTGGTAATGCCTCAATAG